A genomic window from Algoriphagus sp. Y33 includes:
- a CDS encoding ABC transporter ATP-binding protein: MNDVIIKIKDLKREFKMGEEVVRALKGVSLEIKKGEFVTIMGTSGSGKSTLLNILGCLDQPSSGTYELDGSQVKDLSKDQLADIRNTKIGFVFQSYNLLARTSALENVELPLIYNPKVSSKERKERAIEALRLVGLESRMDHIPSQLSGGQQQRVAIARSLVNQPVILLADEATGNLDTRTSYEVMELFQSLNEKGITIGFVTHENDIARFSKRTILLKDGNIIRDEAVLNRLFASKELKLLPVEN; this comes from the coding sequence ATGAATGATGTAATTATAAAAATCAAAGATCTCAAGCGAGAGTTTAAAATGGGGGAGGAGGTTGTCAGAGCTTTAAAGGGTGTCAGTTTGGAAATCAAAAAAGGCGAGTTTGTGACAATAATGGGGACCAGTGGATCAGGAAAATCAACCCTTTTGAATATTTTGGGCTGCTTGGATCAGCCGTCTTCCGGTACTTATGAATTGGATGGAAGTCAGGTTAAGGATTTATCCAAAGACCAGTTGGCTGATATCAGAAATACGAAAATTGGTTTTGTATTTCAGTCTTACAATTTATTGGCAAGAACTTCTGCATTGGAAAATGTGGAACTGCCTCTTATTTATAATCCGAAAGTTTCATCAAAGGAAAGAAAAGAAAGGGCAATTGAAGCTTTAAGGTTGGTAGGGTTGGAGTCAAGAATGGATCATATCCCCAGTCAATTGTCAGGAGGACAACAACAGCGGGTTGCAATTGCAAGATCGTTGGTAAATCAGCCAGTGATTCTTTTGGCCGATGAGGCTACAGGGAATTTGGATACCAGGACTTCCTATGAGGTGATGGAGCTTTTTCAATCCCTCAATGAAAAAGGGATTACAATAGGCTTTGTGACTCATGAAAATGATATAGCAAGATTTAGCAAAAGGACCATCCTTTTAAAGGATGGAAATATCATTAGAGATGAAGCAGTCCTAAATAGATTGTTTGCCTCTAAAGAGTTAAAATTACTTCCTGTAGAGAATTAA
- a CDS encoding DUF1330 domain-containing protein yields the protein MDIHIDASKEAGKIFYQNFHNKGNIVMLNLLRFKVNADYTNLEELKPISKISGEEAYQLYLDRTLPLLEKAGSEIIYYGKSGSFLIGPDSEKWDAVLLVKHESVLKFMEFAQNSDYLKIAGHRKAALEDSRLLPSFEIKGVI from the coding sequence ATGGATATACATATAGATGCAAGTAAAGAGGCAGGAAAAATCTTCTACCAAAACTTCCATAATAAAGGCAATATAGTGATGCTGAATTTACTAAGATTTAAAGTAAATGCGGACTACACCAATCTTGAGGAATTAAAGCCAATAAGTAAAATCAGCGGAGAAGAAGCCTACCAATTATATTTGGACAGAACTTTACCTCTTTTGGAGAAAGCAGGAAGTGAGATTATTTATTATGGGAAGAGCGGGAGCTTTCTGATCGGGCCTGATTCAGAGAAATGGGATGCGGTACTACTTGTAAAACACGAATCGGTGTTGAAGTTTATGGAATTTGCCCAGAACTCTGACTATTTGAAAATTGCCGGGCACAGAAAGGCGGCGTTGGAAGATTCTAGATTGTTGCCATCCTTTGAAATAAAGGGAGTCATTTGA
- a CDS encoding TolC family protein: MKFIRQIVILSLLVYGQALEVFGQDVSSDKWNLQQCLDYAVANNINVGKSKYNVENNQLSTSQSKNNKLPSLFGTVSGSSVYGQTIDPITSEFVNQNVFSNSMGLSMEMILYQGNELNLQIQKSKILEDQSQLYLEESQNSIQLSVIEAYLRALYNYEGIEVAIKNLESFQFQVEQSTKRFENGAISRKELMDLETQAANSNYLVVSAQSQYDQQVLALKQLLELDPMVDFEIEIISLDATARTIPDKYDVFSNATYFLPDLKIWEKEGEAIQTDIKIAKSNYLPSLSLGGRLSTGYTNTLSSDYVDQINGNFSRQISVNLSVPIFSKKQNQTNVAQARIRLQSNELDKIGAEKTLFSKIETAWQNAIANKAQLQSAEIARDNALVSFELAEKQYDLGGLTATELAVSRNQYLTAEESYLQSKYLLLLYSYLLDFYQGQPLNI; the protein is encoded by the coding sequence ATGAAATTCATAAGACAAATAGTAATTCTGAGTTTATTGGTTTATGGCCAAGCTTTGGAGGTTTTTGGGCAGGATGTCTCATCGGATAAATGGAACCTTCAACAATGTCTTGATTATGCTGTTGCCAATAATATCAATGTAGGTAAGTCCAAATACAATGTGGAAAACAACCAACTGAGTACCTCCCAATCCAAAAACAATAAACTCCCAAGTTTATTTGGGACTGTTTCAGGAAGTAGTGTTTATGGACAGACCATTGACCCTATTACAAGTGAATTTGTCAATCAGAATGTTTTTTCCAATAGTATGGGTTTATCAATGGAAATGATTCTATATCAAGGGAATGAACTGAATCTGCAAATTCAAAAAAGTAAAATACTGGAAGATCAAAGCCAGTTGTATCTGGAAGAATCACAAAATAGCATACAATTAAGTGTAATCGAAGCCTATTTGAGGGCATTATACAATTACGAGGGAATAGAAGTAGCCATTAAAAATTTAGAGTCTTTTCAATTTCAAGTGGAGCAGTCTACAAAGAGATTTGAGAATGGTGCCATTTCCAGAAAAGAGTTGATGGACCTTGAAACCCAGGCGGCTAATAGTAATTATCTGGTGGTGAGTGCCCAGTCCCAATATGACCAACAAGTATTGGCTCTTAAGCAGTTATTGGAACTGGACCCCATGGTGGATTTTGAAATCGAAATAATTTCCTTAGATGCTACAGCTAGAACCATCCCTGATAAGTATGATGTTTTTTCCAATGCCACCTACTTTCTACCTGATTTGAAAATCTGGGAAAAAGAGGGAGAGGCCATTCAAACCGATATCAAAATTGCCAAGTCCAATTACTTGCCATCACTATCATTGGGAGGAAGATTGAGCACGGGATATACCAATACATTGTCATCTGATTATGTGGACCAGATCAATGGGAATTTCAGTAGACAGATTTCTGTGAATCTTTCGGTTCCAATATTTTCAAAAAAGCAAAACCAAACCAATGTAGCTCAGGCGAGGATTAGGTTGCAATCAAATGAACTGGATAAAATAGGAGCTGAAAAAACCTTATTTTCCAAAATTGAAACAGCTTGGCAAAATGCTATTGCAAACAAAGCCCAATTACAATCGGCTGAAATAGCAAGAGACAATGCGCTGGTATCCTTTGAATTGGCTGAAAAGCAATATGATTTGGGAGGATTGACAGCAACAGAATTGGCAGTCAGCCGAAATCAATACCTCACCGCTGAGGAGTCATACCTCCAATCTAAGTACCTCTTGCTCCTTTACAGTTATCTCTTAGACTTCTATCAGGGTCAACCTTTGAACATTTGA
- a CDS encoding cupin domain-containing protein: MKTDFFNDKLENKTLLISPNQGERYEIGNNSFTFKLTSEHSNDQLGVYEIVLAPMSIGAKLHYHRYMDETFIVTKGTLTFETIEKDFQAEEGAVAFAPRFSPHGFRNDTNEVIKLLLIFNPSSNREGFFSGLHETLSEVPIDADKYLKLYNKYDSFPVDPFNMIPTRI, translated from the coding sequence ATGAAAACAGATTTCTTTAACGACAAATTGGAGAATAAGACCCTCCTTATTTCACCTAATCAAGGTGAGCGCTATGAAATTGGAAACAACTCTTTCACTTTTAAGCTAACCAGTGAACATTCAAATGACCAATTAGGGGTTTATGAAATTGTATTAGCACCTATGTCTATTGGAGCAAAATTGCATTATCATAGGTATATGGATGAAACTTTTATTGTTACAAAGGGGACGTTAACATTTGAAACAATCGAAAAAGATTTCCAGGCAGAAGAAGGGGCCGTTGCTTTTGCTCCAAGGTTTTCGCCTCATGGATTCAGAAATGACACCAATGAAGTGATAAAACTCCTACTGATATTTAATCCTTCATCTAATAGAGAAGGTTTCTTCAGTGGTTTACATGAGACACTCAGTGAAGTACCAATTGATGCGGATAAGTACCTCAAATTATATAATAAGTATGATAGTTTTCCTGTCGACCCATTTAACATGATCCCAACAAGAATATAA
- a CDS encoding serine hydrolase: MKTKPFYLAFGLVLQFLVPALGQQTFNVIKADSLVQELITPEVPGGAILIAKNGEVLLERYFGSTNLEQKSKTDELSLFRIGSLTKQFTAVGILKLVQEHKIRLEDSVGKFFPNSPGWFHSITIKQLLNHTSGIKNVTELPNWKSEIESSKLSIEDILSLIWKEDLYFTPGTDFHYSNSNYIVLGRILENVSGLTYSQFLSNQIFGPLGMNHTYYDDQQTVLPFRSEGYSKGTSGYQNDTFINMELPFAAGGLLMNLQDFRTWKNALDSGNVIPDSLLNQAKTPATTSKGIEIGYGMGWSIGEIKGQRSIKHSGYINGFSSFEISLPYQSVFMVVFTNLENWWNLEKNVSLIIAEALGDPFLTSSSTQIATKDLEQWIGDYRDINQETRRILLQEGHLYICYPGGSKTRLLYEGNRNFQLENSLVSIEFNNSSSESFTYSDLGIPRQFKAVNQLPKDEWIYKRVILNEDQTQEYLGVYQFENGPQFIIEQLAGKIYGAVGKDKKEIVPFNKDHFFAKELDAILRFYRDENQQVIGLIKIQGDGEMKAPKNNK, translated from the coding sequence ATGAAAACTAAACCATTCTACCTAGCCTTCGGCTTGGTACTTCAATTCCTTGTGCCTGCACTTGGACAACAAACCTTCAATGTAATAAAAGCAGACAGCTTAGTTCAGGAATTAATCACCCCTGAGGTTCCGGGTGGAGCCATCCTCATCGCCAAAAATGGAGAAGTCCTTCTAGAACGGTATTTTGGATCCACGAATCTGGAACAAAAGAGTAAAACTGATGAGCTTTCCTTATTCCGAATTGGCTCACTCACCAAACAGTTTACGGCAGTAGGTATTTTAAAATTAGTTCAAGAGCACAAAATCAGATTGGAGGATTCTGTGGGCAAGTTTTTTCCAAATTCTCCGGGATGGTTTCATTCTATTACAATTAAGCAGTTATTAAACCATACCTCTGGAATAAAAAACGTGACAGAATTACCCAACTGGAAAAGTGAAATTGAAAGTAGCAAGTTGTCCATTGAGGATATTCTATCATTGATATGGAAGGAGGATCTCTATTTCACTCCGGGTACCGATTTCCATTACAGTAATTCAAACTACATCGTATTGGGAAGAATTCTGGAAAACGTAAGTGGATTAACTTATTCCCAATTCCTAAGCAATCAAATTTTCGGACCATTGGGAATGAATCATACTTATTATGATGATCAACAAACCGTTTTGCCATTTCGCTCAGAAGGATATTCCAAAGGCACATCGGGATATCAAAACGACACATTTATCAACATGGAACTTCCATTTGCCGCAGGAGGACTCCTGATGAACCTTCAGGATTTTCGGACTTGGAAAAATGCGTTGGATTCAGGTAATGTGATCCCTGATTCCTTGCTAAACCAAGCTAAGACCCCAGCAACTACCAGTAAAGGAATAGAAATCGGCTATGGCATGGGTTGGTCAATAGGAGAAATAAAAGGACAACGTAGCATAAAACATTCAGGCTATATCAATGGATTCAGCTCATTTGAGATTTCACTTCCGTACCAGTCCGTTTTTATGGTGGTTTTCACGAATCTGGAAAACTGGTGGAATTTGGAAAAAAACGTGTCCCTTATAATTGCTGAAGCCCTAGGTGACCCTTTTTTAACAAGTTCATCAACCCAAATTGCTACTAAAGACCTTGAACAATGGATAGGTGATTACAGAGATATAAATCAAGAAACAAGAAGAATTCTACTTCAGGAAGGACATCTCTATATCTGCTATCCTGGGGGATCCAAGACTAGACTACTTTATGAAGGAAATAGGAATTTCCAGTTGGAAAATAGTTTGGTCAGTATCGAATTCAACAACAGTTCCTCCGAAAGCTTTACCTATAGTGACCTGGGAATACCAAGGCAGTTCAAGGCAGTAAATCAATTGCCAAAAGATGAATGGATTTATAAAAGGGTTATCCTAAACGAGGATCAAACCCAGGAATATTTAGGTGTTTACCAATTTGAAAATGGTCCGCAATTTATTATTGAGCAACTAGCAGGTAAAATATATGGGGCAGTAGGCAAGGACAAAAAGGAAATTGTTCCCTTTAATAAGGACCATTTCTTTGCCAAGGAGTTGGATGCAATCCTTAGGTTTTACAGAGATGAAAACCAGCAGGTTATTGGATTGATAAAGATTCAGGGAGACGGGGAAATGAAAGCTCCAAAAAACAACAAATAA
- a CDS encoding LytR/AlgR family response regulator transcription factor: protein MINCLIVDDEPVALNLLESYVRKTGFLNLKKACKNAFEVIDFLHSDPKVDILFLDIQMPELTGIDLSKTLPENIWIVFTTAFEQYALEGYKVNAVDYLLKPFNYSEFLNAVTKARDLIYKMEKTAEEESKPLVSKELSLFVKSDYKHVRVFLNEILYFEGMKDYVKIYLTDKVLPIITLISLKRLEEELPANMFMRVHRSFIVNLQMIQEVERHQIIFGSQRITIAPQYREKFDQFLEGNSF, encoded by the coding sequence ATGATCAATTGTTTGATAGTAGATGACGAACCTGTGGCTCTAAATCTGTTAGAGTCTTATGTGAGGAAAACAGGCTTTCTAAATCTAAAGAAGGCCTGTAAAAATGCTTTTGAGGTTATTGACTTTCTGCATAGTGATCCGAAGGTAGATATCTTGTTTTTGGATATCCAAATGCCGGAATTGACAGGGATAGATCTATCCAAAACTCTGCCGGAAAATATTTGGATTGTGTTTACTACTGCTTTTGAGCAATATGCTTTGGAAGGCTACAAAGTTAATGCAGTTGATTATCTCCTAAAACCTTTTAATTATTCTGAGTTTTTGAATGCCGTTACCAAAGCAAGGGACTTAATCTATAAAATGGAAAAAACTGCTGAAGAAGAATCAAAACCTCTTGTATCCAAAGAATTATCACTTTTTGTCAAATCAGACTATAAACATGTTCGGGTTTTTCTGAATGAAATTCTGTATTTCGAAGGAATGAAGGATTATGTAAAGATATATCTTACTGATAAAGTATTGCCAATCATTACTTTGATTTCGTTGAAAAGACTGGAGGAAGAACTACCTGCTAATATGTTTATGCGAGTCCATCGATCTTTTATTGTTAATCTCCAAATGATTCAAGAAGTCGAACGTCATCAAATTATTTTTGGAAGCCAGAGGATAACCATTGCCCCTCAATACCGGGAAAAGTTTGATCAGTTTTTAGAGGGTAATTCGTTTTGA
- a CDS encoding DUF6249 domain-containing protein, which produces METTTVTLFISLALVVFGICYYYFTHRHRERMFLLSKGLPPDYFKGQISYLPYLLVLAIVTLFLSIGIVVGGKLASASTIELKGSLLFLATLFFFLGLGLLTSYLILRFNRQKK; this is translated from the coding sequence ATGGAAACGACCACCGTTACGCTCTTTATCTCATTGGCTTTGGTAGTATTTGGTATATGCTATTATTATTTTACCCATAGACATCGGGAAAGAATGTTCTTGCTCTCCAAGGGCCTTCCTCCTGACTACTTCAAAGGCCAAATTAGCTACCTACCCTACCTATTGGTTTTGGCTATAGTGACCTTGTTTCTTTCCATTGGGATTGTCGTCGGTGGTAAATTGGCATCGGCTTCCACTATTGAGCTTAAGGGTAGTCTACTGTTTCTTGCAACTCTTTTCTTTTTTCTAGGACTGGGCCTGCTAACCTCCTATTTGATTTTACGCTTCAACAGACAGAAAAAGTAA
- a CDS encoding Crp/Fnr family transcriptional regulator, whose product MTDLKTFFNKLTPVSPESWDKFSALFTPKFLKKGDNFISDGQIAKDIGFLESGIIRAFYRNEKAIEYNKHFFINPCFIGGYTSLITQNPNQIFQQAITDCTIQIAKFADIQKLYESYPDIERAARILAEQFFVQKEQREIEIVLLDADKRYEIFQQAFPQLEQQIPQYHIASYLAITPTQLSRIRKKRSGK is encoded by the coding sequence GTGACTGACTTAAAAACATTTTTCAATAAGCTTACACCTGTTTCACCGGAAAGTTGGGATAAATTTTCCGCATTGTTTACTCCTAAATTCTTGAAAAAAGGAGACAATTTCATTTCTGACGGTCAAATTGCTAAAGACATTGGTTTTTTAGAAAGTGGCATTATCCGGGCCTTTTACAGAAACGAAAAAGCGATTGAATACAACAAACATTTTTTTATTAACCCATGCTTTATTGGGGGCTATACCTCTCTCATCACCCAAAATCCCAACCAAATATTTCAACAGGCAATTACAGACTGTACTATACAGATTGCAAAATTTGCTGACATACAAAAACTCTACGAAAGCTACCCTGACATTGAAAGGGCTGCAAGAATTTTAGCAGAACAATTTTTTGTGCAGAAAGAACAGAGAGAAATTGAAATTGTATTGTTGGATGCTGATAAGCGCTATGAAATATTTCAACAAGCCTTTCCACAACTGGAACAACAAATCCCTCAATACCATATAGCTTCTTATTTAGCCATTACACCAACGCAATTAAGCCGCATCAGAAAAAAAAGATCCGGTAAATAG
- a CDS encoding RNA polymerase sigma factor, with the protein MGKKISKLEEIALLKRVAQGDAKAIRQMVDLFSDMAFSLAMRVLKNKEDAEEVTHDSFLKALDSLAEFNRLSRFSTWFYQIVYRSSLNKLKTRKEIFSIRPELELIPAAPGRQWMDLQLQDQRKFLDKAFQVLDLTDQLIVTMYYVDDLSIAEISKLTELGKSAVKMKLMRSRKSLKNELEKLLDGESTELY; encoded by the coding sequence ATGGGAAAAAAGATCAGCAAATTAGAGGAAATAGCATTACTTAAGCGGGTTGCTCAAGGAGATGCCAAGGCAATCCGGCAAATGGTTGATTTATTTTCCGATATGGCATTCTCCTTGGCGATGAGAGTATTGAAAAACAAAGAAGATGCAGAAGAAGTAACCCATGATTCCTTCTTGAAAGCATTGGATTCACTGGCTGAATTCAACAGACTTTCTAGGTTTTCTACGTGGTTTTATCAGATCGTCTACCGCTCTTCTTTGAACAAACTGAAAACCAGAAAGGAAATTTTTTCAATCCGACCAGAATTGGAATTGATTCCAGCTGCACCAGGTAGACAGTGGATGGACCTACAGCTACAGGATCAGAGGAAATTTCTCGATAAAGCATTTCAGGTGCTTGATTTAACAGATCAATTGATCGTTACTATGTATTATGTGGATGATTTATCAATTGCTGAAATCAGTAAACTCACGGAACTTGGCAAATCGGCAGTAAAGATGAAATTGATGAGATCACGAAAATCTCTCAAGAATGAATTGGAAAAATTATTGGATGGGGAATCAACAGAATTGTATTGA
- a CDS encoding sensor histidine kinase, translating to MPLFFSERAVDSIPKEAPPMEFVKLIDFLINIVPVVFAIGILSSREVARVRLLEKETVNTKLQSDLNYLKYQLQPHFFFNSLNNIYSLVDLDPDKAKESLHSLSKLMRYLLRSSEKEFVSLKGEIDFLEKYIELMEIRLQDNVKVQVKFPSNIPDIKLPPLLFISIVENAFKHGVSAKAESNIFFDLKIDYGHILFEAKNSNFAKNQQDLSGSGIGIENLRKRLFLLYGNHFTYFSGVENDQFVVRLMLRRDLEQ from the coding sequence ATGCCTTTGTTTTTTTCTGAAAGAGCAGTAGATAGCATTCCGAAAGAAGCCCCTCCTATGGAGTTTGTCAAACTGATTGATTTTCTAATCAATATTGTACCAGTAGTTTTTGCCATAGGAATACTTTCCTCCAGGGAAGTTGCCCGAGTTAGGCTTTTGGAAAAGGAGACTGTGAATACCAAACTTCAATCGGATTTGAATTACCTTAAATACCAATTGCAACCACATTTTTTTTTTAATTCCCTGAATAATATTTATTCCTTGGTGGATTTGGATCCCGATAAAGCAAAAGAATCTTTACATTCTTTGAGTAAGCTGATGCGCTATTTATTAAGAAGTAGTGAAAAGGAATTTGTCTCACTGAAAGGTGAAATTGACTTTCTTGAAAAATATATTGAATTAATGGAGATTAGGCTACAGGATAATGTGAAGGTTCAAGTCAAATTCCCTTCAAATATTCCGGACATTAAATTGCCTCCATTATTGTTTATTTCCATTGTTGAAAATGCATTTAAACATGGAGTAAGTGCTAAAGCTGAATCTAATATTTTTTTTGATCTAAAAATCGACTACGGTCACATTCTTTTTGAAGCAAAAAACTCCAATTTTGCGAAAAACCAACAGGATTTGAGTGGATCAGGAATCGGGATTGAGAATCTAAGAAAGCGGCTTTTCCTATTATATGGAAATCATTTTACCTACTTTAGTGGAGTTGAAAATGACCAGTTTGTAGTCAGGTTAATGTTGAGAAGGGATTTGGAGCAATGA
- a CDS encoding efflux RND transporter periplasmic adaptor subunit: MNKKVKIGIFSLAVLAAAYWGINALSSSSSSRIKLETTAVTSENLATVVTATGTVEPLDEIEVGTQVSGQVKSIYVDYNSEVKKGQLLAELDKTLLIESVTSAQANYAASLNELQYYTQNFNRQKQMFDEGVISKQDFEQAEYQYNNSKSVSQQRETALKQAKTNLSYATIYSPIDGVILTKEVKEGQTVAASFNTPTLFTIAKDLTKMLVEADVDEADIGGVAEGQRVTFTVDAYPNEEFSGIVKQVRLGATVTSNVVTYTVIVEADNSENKLKPGLTATITIYTQELPNATSIKVKALSFDPDPMIMEEYYIQEGISPDGNSMPSNSAPDQNPNVEKVWIKDKNGLLKTRTVQTGMSDGIHVQILSGLDLGDEVITDLSREEQMEASGPGGSPFMPKPPSQNKKANEN; encoded by the coding sequence ATGAATAAAAAAGTAAAAATCGGAATATTTTCGTTAGCGGTCTTAGCAGCTGCTTACTGGGGGATAAATGCTTTGTCTTCTTCCTCTTCATCGAGAATCAAACTTGAAACTACTGCTGTAACTTCCGAGAACTTGGCAACTGTAGTTACCGCAACAGGAACCGTTGAGCCTTTGGATGAGATTGAGGTAGGTACCCAAGTATCTGGTCAGGTTAAATCCATTTATGTGGATTATAATTCTGAAGTAAAAAAAGGTCAGCTCCTTGCCGAGTTGGATAAGACACTTTTGATCGAATCGGTTACAAGTGCGCAGGCCAACTATGCGGCAAGTTTGAATGAACTTCAATATTACACCCAGAATTTCAACAGGCAAAAGCAAATGTTTGATGAGGGTGTCATCAGTAAACAGGATTTTGAGCAAGCAGAATACCAGTATAACAATTCAAAATCTGTCTCCCAACAAAGGGAAACTGCTTTAAAACAAGCAAAAACCAATTTGAGCTATGCCACTATATATTCTCCTATTGATGGAGTAATCTTGACTAAAGAGGTCAAAGAAGGCCAAACAGTTGCTGCCAGTTTCAACACTCCAACGTTGTTTACCATTGCCAAAGATCTAACAAAAATGCTGGTTGAGGCAGATGTCGATGAGGCGGATATTGGAGGAGTGGCAGAAGGACAAAGGGTTACTTTTACTGTGGATGCATATCCTAATGAGGAATTTTCAGGGATAGTGAAACAAGTAAGACTAGGAGCTACTGTTACTTCTAATGTAGTGACTTACACTGTAATTGTGGAAGCTGATAATTCTGAAAATAAATTAAAGCCAGGGCTGACTGCCACGATTACGATTTATACCCAAGAGCTTCCCAATGCAACAAGTATTAAAGTAAAAGCATTGTCATTTGATCCGGATCCTATGATTATGGAGGAGTATTATATCCAAGAAGGAATTAGCCCTGATGGTAATTCAATGCCATCTAACTCAGCTCCAGATCAAAATCCCAATGTGGAAAAAGTTTGGATCAAGGATAAAAATGGTTTGCTAAAAACAAGAACTGTTCAGACTGGTATGTCAGATGGAATCCATGTTCAGATTCTTAGTGGACTGGATTTGGGAGATGAAGTCATTACTGATTTAAGTAGGGAAGAGCAAATGGAAGCCTCAGGTCCCGGAGGAAGTCCTTTTATGCCAAAACCACCTTCACAAAATAAAAAGGCAAATGAAAATTAA
- a CDS encoding ABC transporter permease has translation MSLTNLLKVAWRAVLLNKTRTLLTMLGIIIGVASVIAMLAIGEGSKKSIQESISSMGANMINIRPGSQMFGGVMDQSEMQSLKLSDAKAISENAEKVKHVSPLVNGSGQAIAGANNWPTTIYGVSPEYLPIRDWELEDGGMFTDDDVRSSAKVALIGKTIQEELFPNGEDPIGKMIRFKSIPFRIIGVLKEKGENTFGQDQDDVILAPYTTVQKRILAQDYLQSIVASSISEQDADEAVNEITGILEKAHKIPVTEDNDFSVSSQQEMLNTFSSTSEMLTVLLVAIAGISLLVGGIGIMNIMYVSVKERTKEIGLRMAIGAKSRFILLQFLIESVLISVGGGLIGVLFGISASTIVGNALGWPIEISSFSLIISFVVCTVTGVFFGWYPARKAAASDPIVSLRYE, from the coding sequence ATGAGCTTAACTAATTTGTTGAAAGTGGCCTGGAGGGCAGTTTTGCTAAACAAAACAAGAACTCTTTTGACCATGCTGGGGATTATTATCGGTGTGGCTTCGGTGATTGCCATGTTGGCAATCGGAGAAGGATCTAAAAAAAGTATCCAGGAAAGTATTTCATCGATGGGAGCGAATATGATCAACATCAGACCCGGTTCTCAAATGTTTGGAGGTGTTATGGACCAATCCGAAATGCAATCCCTGAAACTAAGTGATGCAAAAGCTATTTCCGAAAATGCAGAAAAAGTGAAACATGTTTCACCCTTGGTAAATGGATCAGGCCAGGCCATTGCAGGTGCAAACAATTGGCCAACTACGATCTATGGCGTTTCTCCTGAATATCTACCTATCAGGGACTGGGAATTGGAGGATGGAGGAATGTTTACGGATGATGATGTAAGGTCATCAGCAAAAGTTGCCTTAATAGGTAAGACTATTCAAGAAGAATTGTTTCCAAATGGAGAAGATCCAATCGGGAAAATGATTCGATTTAAAAGTATCCCATTTCGGATAATTGGTGTGTTGAAAGAGAAAGGAGAGAATACTTTTGGACAAGATCAGGATGATGTTATTCTTGCTCCTTACACTACCGTTCAGAAAAGAATATTGGCTCAGGATTATCTTCAATCCATTGTGGCCAGCTCCATCAGCGAGCAGGATGCTGATGAAGCTGTAAATGAAATTACTGGTATTTTGGAAAAAGCCCACAAAATCCCAGTTACTGAGGATAATGACTTTAGTGTAAGCTCCCAACAGGAAATGTTGAATACTTTCAGTTCCACAAGTGAAATGTTAACGGTTTTATTGGTAGCCATCGCAGGAATTTCTTTATTGGTAGGAGGAATCGGAATTATGAATATCATGTATGTATCAGTTAAAGAAAGAACCAAAGAAATTGGACTTAGAATGGCAATAGGTGCCAAAAGTCGCTTTATCCTCCTTCAATTTTTGATTGAATCAGTTTTAATCAGTGTAGGAGGAGGATTGATTGGGGTTCTATTTGGAATTTCAGCTTCAACAATTGTTGGTAATGCTTTAGGATGGCCGATAGAAATCAGTAGTTTTTCCTTGATAATTTCTTTTGTAGTTTGTACGGTAACTGGAGTATTTTTTGGTTGGTACCCTGCCAGAAAGGCTGCAGCTTCCGACCCGATTGTTTCCTTGAGATATGAGTAA